Within the Candidatus Hydrogenedentota bacterium genome, the region TGTCCCCTGTGTCTTGGAGCGGGCGCCCTCTCGCCCGAGCAGCGAAAGCATTGGGACCGGTTCTCGGCCACACACAACGTGGAAGAGTGCGAGAACTGCCATGCGATGCACATTGTGTGCGTGGCCGCGGGCAGTTCAGGCGAAGCGGAGACTCATGCGCACTAGACGCGTGTCATTGCGCATCGTCTGGCCCGGCGTATTGCTGTGCCTGGCGTTGACGGGTGGATGCGGGCCGGGTCCCGCGCCGTCTCAATCTACAGGTGTGGGGGGCGGCGCCTTGGACGTTTTCGTCAGCATTTCCCCGCTGGCCTTTCTGGCTGTGCGTGTTGGGGGAGAGCACGTGCGCGTTCATACCTTACTGTCCCCCGGCCAGGGACCGCACACGTTTACGGCAACGCCGAAGCAGGTGATGGCGTTAGGCGAGGCCGCCGCATATTTTCACGTGGGCGGGT harbors:
- a CDS encoding CopG family transcriptional regulator, whose product is MPPSKKHEIITFKVDEGLSHAMQGIGNRSEFIRRAILAALENVCPLCLGAGALSPEQRKHWDRFSATHNVEECENCHAMHIVCVAAGSSGEAETHAH